The following is a genomic window from Spirosoma foliorum.
TTGTTTATTCGGTATCAGTCTGCAATTAGGCTTTGAATGGATAGGCGTCTTCGAGGAGTATCGTATACTACCCATAGTTGCATTCACAAGTGGTTTATGTATTGCTATTCCTGCCACCTCAATAAATGTCCTGTTTAAACTACTTAACGCTAATCTATAAACCATATATAGAAGTGAATGCGGCTTGTCATTAGTCAGCCTGTGATCTAGTTTTAGACGGCTTACTACTTATTTAATCGCTGTAACTTGATTACACATTAGTAATTTTAATCTATACACTAAATTTTTAATGTGTGCCATCTTTTATAAACACACGGATTATATCCCTGCTGAATGGTATTTTTTTTAGTATAAACAGTATTGATAAGTTGCCGTTCGCTAAAAATACGTCTTTATTTTCCTTGTTAATTAGAAACGATATAAATAAAAACGGTGGCTCAAATAACTAAACATCAATTTTTGCCTATACAGTAATCGTGTCGTACTTTTGGGCGCTAATAAAAAATTAGTGGTGATTTATGTTGATTCACTCAATTAATATAGTTCATAAAATGAGTTGTTTATACAAGCTTTGCGGAGTCGTAGTTCTATCACTTATGCTGCTGATTTCTGGTGGCCAAGTGAAGGCACAGGATGCAGCTGCTCCAGCAGGCGGTGGTGATGCTGAAAAAGGAAAGACCCTGTTTACTAACAACTGCGCCCAATGTCACGCGGTGACTGGCGAGAAAGTAGTAGGTCCTGGTCTGAAAGGAATTGAAAGCCGTGCTCCAAGTAAAGATTGGTTGCACAAATGGATTCGGAACTCATCGGCGGTTATTGCCAGCGGTGATGCTTATGCTAACCAGGTGTTCAATGCCAATGGTAAAATTCAAATGTCAAGCTTCCCAAGCTTGACAGATGCAGACATCGATGGTATCTTAGCCTATATCGATGCGGCCAACAAGCCCGCAGCAGCTACAACTGCTCCAACAGGTGGTGGTAATGCCGGTCCTGCTCCTGCAACGGCAACTTCTGGCCCATCAGAACTTTTTACATTTGTATTGATCGCTTTGTTACTAGTAATGTTGCTGGTTCTGGGCGTTCTGTTAGCAATTGTATCAATTCTGTCGAAAGCCGTATCACCTGTTGCCGACGGAACACAAGTTACGTCTACATTTGGCCAACGCCTTAAAACAGGCTTGTCGGACGCTTTCAACAACCCAACGCTTCGTTCGATTGTTATTTGGCTGTTTCTTTTAGTTGCGGCAAAAGAAACGATCGATGGTGCATATAGTGTCGGTATTCAGCAAGGTTATGCCCCAAAGCAACCTATTGCTTACTCGCATAAACTGCACGCGGGTCAATACAAAATTGACTGTAACTACTGCCATACGGGTGCTCAGAAGGGGAAGAATGCTACGATCCCTGCGGCTAACATCTGTATGAACTGTCACGGTGTCATCAAGAAAGAGTCACCAGAGATTCAAAAGATTTACACGGCTATTGAAGAGAATCGCCCTATCGAATGGGTTCGGGTTCACAATCTGCCTGACTTGGCTTACTTCAACCACTCACAACACGTAAACGTTGGTAATGTTGCCTGTCAGACTTGCCACGGAGAAATTGAGAAGATGGAAGTAGTAGAAGCTCGTTCATCGTTGACGATGGGCTGGTGTATCGACTGTCACCGTCGGACCGAGGTGAATACCAAAGACAACGCGTACTATGACAAACTCGTTGCTCTTCACCGGAAAGAAAGTAAAGAACCGCTCAAGGTAGCTAACATTGGCGGTCTGGAATGTTCTAAATGTCACTATTAATCCACGGGGCCTAATCTGGCCAGCTCACCAATAGTAGGGTACTTACCGCATACAACACGCATGGAAAATACATCTAAACGGTATTGGAAAGGGGTTGAGGAGTTACGCAATGATGAGACGTTTGTTAAGAACGCCAACAGCGAATTTGCGAATCCTGACCTGAGCGAATCGTCGAACGACCTGGATGGTTTGCTCGGGGGTTCTAACACCCAACGCCGTGACTTCCTCAAAGTAATGGGCTTTGGCATGGCAGCCGTATCATTGGCTGCTTGTGAAACGCCAGTCCATAAAGCCATTCCGTACATCAACAAGCCGGAATTTACATTCCCATCAATATCTGACTATTACGCGTCTACGTTTAGTGAAGGCGGAGATTATGCAGCTATTTTAGTAGAAACCCGCGAAGGTCGACCCATTAAAATAGAAGGTAATACATCGTCAAGCGTATCGAAAGGTGGTACAACACCCCGCTCGCAGGCTGCAGTTCTGTCGCTTTACGATATCGATAAATTGAAAGGACCAAAGCGTGGGGATGCTGACCTCGATTGGGCAACTGCCGATAAAGAGATCATTAGCCAGTTAAATTCAATTGCTGCAAAAAGTGGAGCAATTCGTATTGTAACCTCTACGATTCTTAGCCCAGCGACCAAAGCTGTTATTGCTGATTTCGCTGCGAAATACCCAACAACCCGCCACATTACGTACGATGCCCATTCTGTATTTGGTATTGTACAGGCTAACCAGGCTTCGTTTGGTAAAGCGGTAATCCCATCCTATGATTTTGGCAAAGCGCAGACAATTGTTAGCGTTGGCGCCGATTTCCTGGGTACCTGGGTTGGCCCTATCGAATACATGGGGCCTTATGCCAAAGGCCGTAAAATTGGTGCTGTAGGTGATGGTAAGAAAACCATGTCGCGCCACTATCAATTCGAGACCGGTCTTTCTATGACGGGTGCGAATGCTGATTATCGTACTGCTATCAAACCTTCGCAGGAAGGTTTGGTTGTTGCGGCTCTGTATAACAAAGTAGCAGCTAAATTGGGCGGAACAGCTATTAGCACAGCATCGGTTGACGTTGCTCATTTAGATAAGGCAGCTACAGACCTAGCTAATTCTAAAGGTAAAGCACTGGTCGTATCTGGCTCGAATGACCCGAATGTTCAGATCGTTGTTAATGCGCTTAATAACCTACTAGGTAGCTACGGTACAACAATCGATATTAACACCCCCGTTAATTATCGGCAGGGTAACGATCAGCAAATGAGCGCCTTCATTAGTGAAGCTAAAGCTGGTCAGGTTGGTGCAGTATTGTTCTATGGATCAAATCCTGTATATGACCACCCAAATGGTGCTGAACTTGCTGAAGCACTACCTAAAATTGCTTTATCTGTTTCATTTGCTGATCGGGCAGATGAAACCGCTTCTCTATCGAAATATATTACACCAGCTCCTCACTTCCTGGAATGCTGGGATGACGCTGAGCCAAAGCAAGGTTTTTACAGCCTTACGCAGCCAGCGATCACGCTTATTTTCAAAACACGTCAATTCCAGTCTAGTCTGTTGACCTGGGTTGGTAAGCCGAACGATTACCAGGCTTATCTGAAGAATTACTGGCGTGCTAACCAGTATCCAAAGGCATCTGGCTTTAGCTCGTTTGAAGCATTCTGGGTAAAATGTCTGAACGACGGTGTATTTGAACCCAATAACGGTGCTGTGACGGCAGGTGGCGCTTCGTTCACCGGAAATGTTGCACAAGCCGCTGCTGGAATCGCCCAACGTTACAAACCAACAACAGGAATGGAGTTGTCTTTGTACGAAAAAGTGGGTGTCGGTACAGGCGCTATGGCTAATAACCCATGGTTGCAAGAGTTACCTGATTCAATTTCAAAAGCTTGCTGGGACAACTACGCGGCCATTTCGCAAAAAACGGCCAAAGCGATGGGTGTTGCCCAAAATGATCTGGTAACTGTTTCAGTAAATGGTAAGTCAGTTGAACTTCCTGTATTGATCCAACCTGGTCAGGCCGACGATACGGTATCCATTGCGATTGGTTATGGTCGTGAGAAAGGCGGTAAAGTAGCCAATGGTGTTGGTAAAAATGTGTTCCCATTTGTTAGCCTGGCAGGTGGTTATGCTACTTACTCGTCTACCTCAGCTAAAGTAGAAAAAGCAAGTGGTTCGCATGTAATCGCTCAAACCCAGACGCACGAAACCGTAATGGGACGTCGGGCGGTTTTACAGGAAAGTGTTCTGTCTGAATACGTAAAAAATCCGAAAGCAGGTCGTTACGAACCGAAAGTACAAACATCAGTAGGCCCAACCGATTCAAACGATATTACCCTCTGGAACGGTTATGGTAAGCCGAACCACTCATGGGGTATGGTCATCGACCTGAACTCCTGCTTAGGTTGCGGTACGTGTATTGTTGCTTGTAACGCTGAAAACAATATTCAGGTAGTTGGCCGTAAGGAGGTTATTAATCGCCGTGAAATGCACTGGCTTCGGATTGACCGCTACTACAGCAGCGATGCCGAGCCTGAAGATTACTCGGCACTGGAAATTGCTTCTGCTAACCCAGAGGTAACGTTCCAACCAATGCTTTGCCAGCATTGCAGTAACGCTCCTTGCGAAACGGTTTGTCCAGTTCTTGCAACAACCCACAGCACGGAAGGTCTGAACCAAATGACCTATAACCGTTGTATCGGAACACGTTATTGCGCTAACAACTGCCCCTATAAAGTTCGTCGCTTCAACTGGTTCAAGTATTTTGACAATGATAACTTCGATTATCATTTCAACAATGACCTGGGCAAAATGGTCATCAATCCAGATGTAACGGTTCGTTCACGTGGGGTAATTGAAAAATGCTCATTCTGTGTTCAACGGATTCAGGAAAGCAAATTGACCGCTAAGAAAGAGCGTCGTAAACTGGGTGCCGATGAAGTTCAAACCGCTTGTTCGCAGGCTTGTTCTACCGGGGCTATTATCTTTGGTGATATGAACAACCCTGAGAGCACGATCTCTAAAGTTCTTGCGGTTGAGTCAGAAGCACGTGCATTCCATGTATTGGAAGAAATCAATGTAAGACCACAAATTTCTTACTTGACCAAAATCCGGAACAAGGACGAAGAACCAAAGAAAGAAGCTACTAAAGAATCACACGCATAAAATCAATTACGATTTACGAATTGCGATGTTAACAATGTCGTAATTCGTAAATCGGACATCGTCAATCGTAAATACAATAAGTATATGTCGCATGTTACAGCAGCCGTAAGAACTCCCCTCGTTACCGGTGGCAAAACCTACGCCGACGTGACGGAGGATATCAGCAAACAGGTTGAAGGCAACCCAACCCGCGAGTGGACAATCGCCTTTACCATTGCGGTGGTTGTGCTCATTTACGGAGCCGCCTGCGTGTTCTGGACCTGGTGGGAAGGATTGGGCGTTTGGGGACTTAATAAAACTGTCGGCTGGGCGTGGGACATCACCAACTTCGTATGGTGGGTTGGTATCGGTCACGCCGGTACACTGATTTCGGCTATTCTGTTGTTATTCCGCCAAAAATGGCGGACGGCTGTTAACCGGGCAGCTGAGGCCATGACCATCTTTGCCGTATTGTGTGCTGCCAGCTTTATCATGATGCACGCAGGTCGTCCATGGGTAGCTTACTGGTGTTTGCCATTACCTAATACACTCGGTTCGCTTTGGGTAAACTTCAAATCGCCACTTGTTTGGGACGTATTTGCCATTAGCACATACTTTACCGTATCGTTGGTATTCTGGTACATGGGTCTTATCCCTGACTTAGCTACGATTCGTGACCGGGCGAAAAGCAAAGTATCTCGTTACATCTACGGTGCTTTCTCATTAGGATGGAATGGTTCGGCAAAAACCTGGGCTCGCTATGAATACATGAGCTTGATTCTGGCCGGTCTTTCAACACCACTTGTACTTTCGGTACACACTATTGTAAGTATGGACTTTGCTACCTCGGTTATTCCAGGTTGGCACACAACCATCTTCCCTCCTTACTTCGTTGCCGGTGCTATCTTCTCTGGTTTCGCAATGGTACAGAACCTGGTCTTAATTATCCGGGTCGTATTCAAACTAGAAGATTATATCACGCTTGAGCACATCGAGTCAATGAATAAGGTCATCACACTGACCGGTTCGATTGTAGGGGTTGCTTATTTAACCGAGTTCTTCATTGCATGGTACTCTGGTGTTGAATTTGAAGGCTACGCCTTTATTAACCGTGCTACTGGTCCATACTGGTGGGCTTACTGGGCTATGATGACCTGTAACGTAATTACTCCACAGCTTTTCTGGTCACGGGCAATCCGCCGGAGTATTGTTTGGACTTTTGTGTTGTCGGTTATTGTAAATATTGGGATGTGGTTTGAGCGTTTCGTAATTATCGTAACCTCTTTACACCGCGATTACCTGCCATCAAGCTGGGCAATGTTCCACCCAACGCTGTTTGATATTAGCGATTATATTTTCTCATTCGGATTCTTCTTTACCCTGTTCCTGCTGTTCTCGAAATTCCTCCCAGTTGTGAACATGGCCGAAGTTAAAACGATCATTAAATCGTCGTCTGAAATATTACCCGCTTCGGTATCAGGCGTTGCCAAAGGCGAACGCGTTACCAACCCAACATTTAATAAAGACGTAGAATAAAATTGGTTTAGCTTCCAGGTGGAATACGTCTGGAGGCTACAAACTGAAATCTGAAACAAAAGAAAGGTATGTCAGACGTACATGGTAGCAGTAAATTCCTGGTCGGCATTTTTGATGATGACGATGTGGTACTGAAGGCCGTTAAAGAAGTAAGAAATTCTGGAGTACGGATTCAGGAGGTTTACTCCCCGTTTCCAATTCACGGATTAGATATTGCGCTTGGTCACCCACGCAGTCGCTTGGGAATCGCAGCTTTCTTGTTTGGCCTATCTGGAACACTTACGGCTCTAGCACTTACCTTCTATACGGAAGGTTTCGACTGGCCAATGATTGTTGGTGGTAAAGATTCTTACTCACCAGTCATTTATGTACCTGTTATTTTCGAATTAACAGTACTGTTTTGCGCCCTAGGTATGGTCGGTACATTCATTGTATCCAATGGCATGGGTCCTACGGTTAAGCCGCTGATGTACGATCTCAGAACAACCGATAACAAATTTGCAATGGCTATTGACCTGAGCAAAAACAATATTGGTGAAAGTGATATTGAGCAGATCCTGAAAAAGTCAGGTGCTGCTGAAGTTAATGTTAAGCAGTTCTAATGTTCAGGATGGGAATGATTACTAAACATACGAGCATAACAGCACTAGCTGTCATTGGACTACTGGTTGCAGGCACATCCTGCAAAAGAGGACACGACAATACTGGTGTTGAATATGCCCCTCAGATGTATGATGCTGTCGGTTATGAACCCTATCGCCAGATCAAACCAAATACTATAAACCCACAAGGGTTGAACATGCGCCTTCCGGCGCGTGGAACAGTTGCCCGGCCTAACTATCATACAACATTCGGTGAAGGTAGCGAAGCTAAAACTGACCTGATGATGTATAATATTCCGGCAGATAGCATCGGAATTGCAGAGCGTGTATTAACAAACCCAATTCCTCAGACTGAAAAGTCGCTGGCAGAAGGTCAAATTTTGTACACACGTTACTGCAGTCATTGTCATGGCGAAACAGGCAAAGGAGATGGATTAGTAGCCGCTCAATATAAGGGCGTCCCTAACTACACAACCGATGCGTACAAGTCATTAAACGACGGCCATATTTTCCATGTGATTACGCACGGAAAAGGTCGCATGTGGCCTCATGGTTCCCAGATTACACCAGAGGACAGATGGAAAATTGTGCAATACGTACATAAACTCCAACAAGGTTAATTCAACGCCAGACGTGCAGTGAAAGACACTGACAATCGGCAGTTTCTATAACAGACGTCTACCGTTTTTTTATTAATTGACAACCAAATAAGAATGGCATCGGCTCACGCAATACCGTCCTTAGACGAAGAATTTGAATTTACTGCGGAATCCAAACGTCGATTACTGATCGGCATCGGAGCCGGAGTCGCGTTGGTAGCAATTGGCGCGTACTTACTGGCATCAGGTGCTGGTTCGCATGAAGCTCATGGAGCTGCTCACGCTGCAGGAGCACATGAAGCCCATGGTGGAGGGCACCATGAGTACAAATGGACTACTCGCCTATGGGCAAACGTCTGGGTGAACGCTGTTTATTTCACTGGAGCGTCTGTTGTAGGGATGTTTTTCATGTCGTACAACTACTTGGCTCAAGCCGGCTGGTCTGTTGCGTTCAAACGCATTCCAGAGGCCATGCCTGCCTATTTGCCATTTATGTTAGTCGCTGTACTGGCTACATTCTTTATTGCTGGTCACGACATGTTCCACTGGACAAACCCAGGTTTGTATGACAAAGCCAGTCCAGATTTTGATCCAATTATCAATGGCAAAAAAGGCTTTTTAAATACCCCCTTCTACCTGGGACGTATTATCGCCTACTTTGGTCTATGGTATTTCTTATGGCAACGGTTACGTAGTTTCTCGCTTCAGGAAGATCTGTATGGCGGGACTACATACTATGAAAAGAGCATCAAATTCGGAGTTGCCTTCTTACTGGTTTTCGGCGTAACGTCTTCTACCTCAGCTTGGGATTTTGTCATGTCGATCGATACGCACTGGTTCAGTACGATGTTCGGTTGGTATACACTAGCAAGCTGGCACGTAACCGGCTTGGCTATCATTACGCTGACAGTAGTGACGTTGAAAGAGAAGGGTTATATGCAGTGGGTTAATGAAAGCCATCTGCATGATCTGGGTAAATTCATGTTTGCATTCAGTATTTTCTGGACTTATGTGTGGTTTGCACAATTTATGCTGATCTACTACGCTAACTTACCTGAAGAAACCATTTACTATCGTGAGCGTTTTAGTGGTTTTGGTGGTATCTATAAAGCTCCATTCTTTATAAACATCCTCCTAAACTTTGTATTCCCCTTCCTCGTTTTAATGACTCGCGATGCAAAGCGAACATTCATCATCTTGAAAGTGGCTGCGTGGGGTATCATCATTGGGCACTACTTTGACTTCTATACGAACATTATGCCAGGAACGGTAGGTGCGCATGGTGGTTTTGGTCCAGTTGAATTCGGTATGATTTTAATTTTTGCCTGTGGATTTGCTTATAGTCTGTTTTCACAATTGACGAAAGCTAATCTGATTCCTAAGAATCACCCGATGTTAGAGGAAACCCTGCATCACGATATTTAAACATTAACCTCTAGAAAGCATGGTTTATATAGTCGCTTTGTTGACGGTAATCTTTTTGGGACTAGCAGCTGTTGTTGTTTCCCGGATGGCGGCCGTTGTGAAGAACGCAAGTGGCCCAGTTGAAGAAGGGCATATTGGATTGAGTAACCGTATTAACGGTATGCTAATGATTGTTTTTTTTGTATTGGGTATGATTGGCGCTGCCTGGTCATTCATCTACGCAAAGCAATTCTTTTTACCTGAAGCATCGTCCCCACACGGTCGGCATACAGATTTTCTGTTTTGGTTGGGGATGAGTATCATCACAATTGCTTTTGTTGTTACGAATGCCTTGTTGTTTTTCTTCGCCTGGCGTTACCAGCATCGGGATGGCTATAAAGCTGCTTATTATCCAGAAAACCACAAACTGGAATTAATCTGGACGGTAATTCCGGCAGTAGTGATGGCGTTATTAGTATTTACAGGATGGAAAGCATGGCGTGATATTATGGCCGAAGCTCCTGAAAATGCACAAGTGTTTGAAATCGTTGGTAAGCAATTCAACTGGATCGCACGTTACCCTGGTGTTGATAACAACAAATTGGGTTCGTTCAACTACAAGTTGATTGACAACAATAACGAAACAGGAATTGACTATACAGATGAAGCATCGTTTGATGATTTTGTCTCTACTTCGGAATTACACATTCCTGTTAATAAGCCAATTTTATTGAAGATTCGTGCTCGTGATGTACTGCACAGCGTATTTATTCCTCACCTACGCGTGAAAATGGATGCTGTGCCAGGTATGCCAACCCGTTTTCAGTTCACTGCTGATAAAACAACAGACGAAATGAAAAACATTACAGGCAATCCTAACTTTACGTACGAGATTGCGTGTACAGAAGTATGTGGTCAAGGTCACTTCTCTATGCGGATACGTTTAGTAGTTGAAGACGAAGCGTCTTGGCAAGCCTGGTGCAAAGAGCAAAAGCCTTTATTAACATCAACACCTGAGCTGGCAAGTCGTATTCCTGCTAATCTGAAAGCGAAAGCTGCCAAGTATTTGCCTGCTGACGCAACAGCTGCACCAGCAGACAGTGTAACCGCATCAATATTACCAAAGGGTGTAATTGTAGCTAGTGCCACCCATTAATTTCTAAACTTACATTCAACCAAATACTATGGCGACTGTATCAGCTAACTCGGCAACCGTGGCACATGCAGCAGAGCATGACCATCACGAGCCGCAAAGTTTTTGGCGCACGTATATTTTCTCGGAAGACCATAAAACAATTGCCAAACAGTACCTGATATCAGGTATCTTCTGGTCAATTATTGGAATTAGCCTGTCGGTAATGTTCCGTCTTCAATTGGGCTTTCCTGGCATGAAGTTAGATTTCCTGCGTCCAATTCTTGGCACCTGGATTAATGATACTGGTAAGCTTGATCCTGATTTTTACCTGGCATTGGTAACGATGCACGGTACAATCATGGTATTCTTCGTATTGACTGCCGGTTTAAGTGGTACGTTTTCGAACTTTCTTATTCCACTTCAAGTAGGTGCTCGGGATATGGCTTCAGGCTTCCTGAACATGTTATCGTACTGGTTCTTCTTTTTAGCCAGTCTTATCATGTTTGGCTCGCTATTCATCGAGACAGGCCCAGCATCAGGCGGTTGGGTGATTTATCCGCCATTAAGTGCTTTGCCACAAGCCCATAAAGGATCGGAGCTGGGTATGACTTTGTGGTTGGTAAGTATGGCCCTGTTTATCGTATCGCAGTTACTTGGTGGTATCAACTACATCACAACTGTCATTAACCTGCGGACACGGGGTATGTCGTTCAGCAAACTGCCATTAACAATCTGGGCTTTCTTGCTGACGGCTATATTGGGTTTAATCTCTTTCCCTGTATTACTTTCGGCTGCTCTGTTGCTTATTTTTGACCGTAGTTTTGGTACGAGCTTCTATCTCTCTGAAATTTATATCAAAGGAGAAGCACTACCAAATGTAGGTGGTAGCCCGATTTTATTCCAGCACTTATTCTGGTTCCTGGGTCACCCTGAAGTATATATCGTATTGCTTCCTGCACTTGGTATGACTTCTGAAATCATTGCAACCAATTCACGGAAGCCAATTTTCGGATACCGTGCCATGATTGCATCTATGATGGGTATCGCTTTCCTTGCCTTTATTGTATGGGCTCACCA
Proteins encoded in this region:
- a CDS encoding c-type cytochrome; translated protein: MLIHSINIVHKMSCLYKLCGVVVLSLMLLISGGQVKAQDAAAPAGGGDAEKGKTLFTNNCAQCHAVTGEKVVGPGLKGIESRAPSKDWLHKWIRNSSAVIASGDAYANQVFNANGKIQMSSFPSLTDADIDGILAYIDAANKPAAATTAPTGGGNAGPAPATATSGPSELFTFVLIALLLVMLLVLGVLLAIVSILSKAVSPVADGTQVTSTFGQRLKTGLSDAFNNPTLRSIVIWLFLLVAAKETIDGAYSVGIQQGYAPKQPIAYSHKLHAGQYKIDCNYCHTGAQKGKNATIPAANICMNCHGVIKKESPEIQKIYTAIEENRPIEWVRVHNLPDLAYFNHSQHVNVGNVACQTCHGEIEKMEVVEARSSLTMGWCIDCHRRTEVNTKDNAYYDKLVALHRKESKEPLKVANIGGLECSKCHY
- a CDS encoding TAT-variant-translocated molybdopterin oxidoreductase, with amino-acid sequence MENTSKRYWKGVEELRNDETFVKNANSEFANPDLSESSNDLDGLLGGSNTQRRDFLKVMGFGMAAVSLAACETPVHKAIPYINKPEFTFPSISDYYASTFSEGGDYAAILVETREGRPIKIEGNTSSSVSKGGTTPRSQAAVLSLYDIDKLKGPKRGDADLDWATADKEIISQLNSIAAKSGAIRIVTSTILSPATKAVIADFAAKYPTTRHITYDAHSVFGIVQANQASFGKAVIPSYDFGKAQTIVSVGADFLGTWVGPIEYMGPYAKGRKIGAVGDGKKTMSRHYQFETGLSMTGANADYRTAIKPSQEGLVVAALYNKVAAKLGGTAISTASVDVAHLDKAATDLANSKGKALVVSGSNDPNVQIVVNALNNLLGSYGTTIDINTPVNYRQGNDQQMSAFISEAKAGQVGAVLFYGSNPVYDHPNGAELAEALPKIALSVSFADRADETASLSKYITPAPHFLECWDDAEPKQGFYSLTQPAITLIFKTRQFQSSLLTWVGKPNDYQAYLKNYWRANQYPKASGFSSFEAFWVKCLNDGVFEPNNGAVTAGGASFTGNVAQAAAGIAQRYKPTTGMELSLYEKVGVGTGAMANNPWLQELPDSISKACWDNYAAISQKTAKAMGVAQNDLVTVSVNGKSVELPVLIQPGQADDTVSIAIGYGREKGGKVANGVGKNVFPFVSLAGGYATYSSTSAKVEKASGSHVIAQTQTHETVMGRRAVLQESVLSEYVKNPKAGRYEPKVQTSVGPTDSNDITLWNGYGKPNHSWGMVIDLNSCLGCGTCIVACNAENNIQVVGRKEVINRREMHWLRIDRYYSSDAEPEDYSALEIASANPEVTFQPMLCQHCSNAPCETVCPVLATTHSTEGLNQMTYNRCIGTRYCANNCPYKVRRFNWFKYFDNDNFDYHFNNDLGKMVINPDVTVRSRGVIEKCSFCVQRIQESKLTAKKERRKLGADEVQTACSQACSTGAIIFGDMNNPESTISKVLAVESEARAFHVLEEINVRPQISYLTKIRNKDEEPKKEATKESHA
- the nrfD gene encoding NrfD/PsrC family molybdoenzyme membrane anchor subunit, with product MSHVTAAVRTPLVTGGKTYADVTEDISKQVEGNPTREWTIAFTIAVVVLIYGAACVFWTWWEGLGVWGLNKTVGWAWDITNFVWWVGIGHAGTLISAILLLFRQKWRTAVNRAAEAMTIFAVLCAASFIMMHAGRPWVAYWCLPLPNTLGSLWVNFKSPLVWDVFAISTYFTVSLVFWYMGLIPDLATIRDRAKSKVSRYIYGAFSLGWNGSAKTWARYEYMSLILAGLSTPLVLSVHTIVSMDFATSVIPGWHTTIFPPYFVAGAIFSGFAMVQNLVLIIRVVFKLEDYITLEHIESMNKVITLTGSIVGVAYLTEFFIAWYSGVEFEGYAFINRATGPYWWAYWAMMTCNVITPQLFWSRAIRRSIVWTFVLSVIVNIGMWFERFVIIVTSLHRDYLPSSWAMFHPTLFDISDYIFSFGFFFTLFLLFSKFLPVVNMAEVKTIIKSSSEILPASVSGVAKGERVTNPTFNKDVE
- a CDS encoding DUF3341 domain-containing protein, which gives rise to MSDVHGSSKFLVGIFDDDDVVLKAVKEVRNSGVRIQEVYSPFPIHGLDIALGHPRSRLGIAAFLFGLSGTLTALALTFYTEGFDWPMIVGGKDSYSPVIYVPVIFELTVLFCALGMVGTFIVSNGMGPTVKPLMYDLRTTDNKFAMAIDLSKNNIGESDIEQILKKSGAAEVNVKQF
- a CDS encoding c-type cytochrome, which encodes MITKHTSITALAVIGLLVAGTSCKRGHDNTGVEYAPQMYDAVGYEPYRQIKPNTINPQGLNMRLPARGTVARPNYHTTFGEGSEAKTDLMMYNIPADSIGIAERVLTNPIPQTEKSLAEGQILYTRYCSHCHGETGKGDGLVAAQYKGVPNYTTDAYKSLNDGHIFHVITHGKGRMWPHGSQITPEDRWKIVQYVHKLQQG
- a CDS encoding quinol:cytochrome C oxidoreductase, with the translated sequence MASAHAIPSLDEEFEFTAESKRRLLIGIGAGVALVAIGAYLLASGAGSHEAHGAAHAAGAHEAHGGGHHEYKWTTRLWANVWVNAVYFTGASVVGMFFMSYNYLAQAGWSVAFKRIPEAMPAYLPFMLVAVLATFFIAGHDMFHWTNPGLYDKASPDFDPIINGKKGFLNTPFYLGRIIAYFGLWYFLWQRLRSFSLQEDLYGGTTYYEKSIKFGVAFLLVFGVTSSTSAWDFVMSIDTHWFSTMFGWYTLASWHVTGLAIITLTVVTLKEKGYMQWVNESHLHDLGKFMFAFSIFWTYVWFAQFMLIYYANLPEETIYYRERFSGFGGIYKAPFFINILLNFVFPFLVLMTRDAKRTFIILKVAAWGIIIGHYFDFYTNIMPGTVGAHGGFGPVEFGMILIFACGFAYSLFSQLTKANLIPKNHPMLEETLHHDI
- a CDS encoding cytochrome c oxidase subunit II; protein product: MVYIVALLTVIFLGLAAVVVSRMAAVVKNASGPVEEGHIGLSNRINGMLMIVFFVLGMIGAAWSFIYAKQFFLPEASSPHGRHTDFLFWLGMSIITIAFVVTNALLFFFAWRYQHRDGYKAAYYPENHKLELIWTVIPAVVMALLVFTGWKAWRDIMAEAPENAQVFEIVGKQFNWIARYPGVDNNKLGSFNYKLIDNNNETGIDYTDEASFDDFVSTSELHIPVNKPILLKIRARDVLHSVFIPHLRVKMDAVPGMPTRFQFTADKTTDEMKNITGNPNFTYEIACTEVCGQGHFSMRIRLVVEDEASWQAWCKEQKPLLTSTPELASRIPANLKAKAAKYLPADATAAPADSVTASILPKGVIVASATH
- a CDS encoding cytochrome c oxidase subunit I, encoding MATVSANSATVAHAAEHDHHEPQSFWRTYIFSEDHKTIAKQYLISGIFWSIIGISLSVMFRLQLGFPGMKLDFLRPILGTWINDTGKLDPDFYLALVTMHGTIMVFFVLTAGLSGTFSNFLIPLQVGARDMASGFLNMLSYWFFFLASLIMFGSLFIETGPASGGWVIYPPLSALPQAHKGSELGMTLWLVSMALFIVSQLLGGINYITTVINLRTRGMSFSKLPLTIWAFLLTAILGLISFPVLLSAALLLIFDRSFGTSFYLSEIYIKGEALPNVGGSPILFQHLFWFLGHPEVYIVLLPALGMTSEIIATNSRKPIFGYRAMIASMMGIAFLAFIVWAHHMFVTGMNPFLGSIFMFLTLIIAVPSAVKAFNYITTLWRGNIRFTPAMLFSIGLVSFFISGGLTGIILGNSALDIQLHDTYFVVAHFHLVMGAASAFGLLAGVYHWFPKMFGKMMNEKLGYVHFWLTFIGIYLVFFPMHYIGIAGFPRRYYAFTSYDFTKNIFADMNAFISLAAIFTFAAQWIFIYNFVYSLIKGKKAPQNPWRSNTLEWTAPINPGHGNWPGEIPAVYRWPYDYSKPGAKDDFIPQNVPYSQTPESNLPHENELIGLEKEIEAQNLNDQFNQPH